The following DNA comes from Desulfurispora thermophila DSM 16022.
CCTTTGCCTTGCGCTGTTCAGTTTTCAAGGATCGGGTTTTCTTTTCTGGCTATCGCTGCTGGTGTCCCGGCAGCGACGTTTTTTATCTTAGCACATCTTATGCTCTCCTGGCAAGTGTTTTTTTATGCCAGTTTTGTTTCTCTGTTCCCTCTCCCCCGGCCGCTTTGCTCCTGTGTCCGCCGGGAGTTCCTATGCTATCACAGCTGTACTAACATGTCAAATGGTATTTTATGGCAGATAATAGACAATAAAGTCAGCCCACCGTGTGGTGGGCTGCTGCAAGATTGCTTTGACAGGAACAACTCAATTGCTCCCCAGCTTAATGGCACATGATTTAACATGACGGAAGATATCCCGAAAAGCATCCAGCATAGCTTGATAAATGTCAGCGGACTGAGGCGTACAAATACCCTGGTCAAAGCGCTGCTGATGCTGTTTTGAGTATACTGCACAATTATCTATCATTTGTCCACAATATTCCACCAGCTTATCTTTGAGAGCTACCTCGTATCTCTCCACAAAACTCTTCAATTCTCGCAGAGCAGTTTTGGCACCGTCAATCAATACTGTCAGTTCATCTACAGCCCACTTGCTAAAAAGCACGCTCTGGTTAACTTTATTCTCGGTAGATTGCATGACCTTCAGCAAATTAAGCCGTATATACTCCATGTCCCGCATTACTTCATACTTACCTGCCGCTTCTCTAGTAGTCTCCCCTTTAACCAATGGCACCTTAAGCACCTTTTTTTTCATGGTGTTTACAGTGTTATGACTAATCTGTTGCACCTGGGTAAGATAATGAGCACGGTGCCGGTAAAAGTCACTGGCAATGCCCTCCAGCATCACAGTCAAGTCACTGATTACACTACCCAGATCAAGGTCCCCATCACCATTTCTATGACGCACCATAAAACAACTCCCCCCTTGAAGCGATATTCCCCCCGGCATTTAATTCTAATTATACATCCGGCCATCCAAAAAATATATATTTTTTACAGAGGATTCTTGGATTATGGCGTTGAAAATACGTATTATTATTGTAAGGTAGATTCAGGCCGAGAGACCTGGAGACAAGCGGAGGGGAGCAAGCCGTGTTGATAAACTGTACTGAACTGGCTGTAAGAGAGCTGTTACCGGAAGTTTTGGAACAATACAAAAGGACATATGGCCAAATATGCACCTGCCAGCGCTGTCAGGAGGATATCATGGCATTAGCTTTAAACTACTTACCACCTCATTATGTGGCTACAGAAAAAGGCTATATCCTAACCAATGTCAATTTACAACAGCTGGGTGGTCGCACAGCTGTTCTAGCCCAACTCTGCCACGCCGCCCAAAAGGTAATGGAGAATCCCCGCCACGACGTCTGAGCCGCCATACAGGCGGTTTTTTATTCTCCAGGCAGGAAAAGTCGTTATTAATAGAAAATAATTAATTAATCAAATTTCATTATCCCGGCGGGGAGAGATAGCAAAATGAGCAGCACTGTAGAAAACATAAAAAAACAATACTATGAGAACTACGCTGATATTTGCATTGCCGCCGATTCAATTGTTGAAGACCTAAAGTCATTTTTTACCACTTTTCAAAGGGCTTATCTGTTACAAATTAAGCAATACCCACTTTATCGTTTTGAATCACGCGTCAAGTCCTGGGAAAGCATAGCCGACAAAATTGAGCGCAAAGAGCAATACAAAGATGTTTCCAGCTTGAATGATATACCTGATATTATTGGTGTATATGTCATTGTAGAATTGGATGAAGACGTAGACAAGGTGATAAAACTATTTGAAAGAGAAAAAAATTATTTACTGCAAAACTCCCACATTACTTCGTTGGAATACTCGCCTACACGAC
Coding sequences within:
- a CDS encoding late competence development ComFB family protein, translated to MLINCTELAVRELLPEVLEQYKRTYGQICTCQRCQEDIMALALNYLPPHYVATEKGYILTNVNLQQLGGRTAVLAQLCHAAQKVMENPRHDV